One genomic segment of Terriglobales bacterium includes these proteins:
- a CDS encoding DUF4129 domain-containing protein, with protein MSPLAAQGSTANVDLITYRAELDRLAADVNRLEQHPEEGQAIRDALPKKWIVNDQGTTYEVSTARLAEDLEQWQKDKGKGSLDSLKRRIQALQAEADAFTAGLSPSSNARQKLQQILSRKEFGSADGPTWLDRALGKIAQWIDRLHLHFPSFGRAKFPSWTGWLIISIVIAGVCLALAFVVWKLITRTQENLELNLSGGEQFHKQSREWVADALAAARRGDYRSAIRCAYWAAVFRLEELGRWAPNRTLTPREYLRMLPRDHFQRPLLADLTQRFELTWYGYAVATARDFDQVTEQLEKLGCLAPSAAATQKS; from the coding sequence TTGTCTCCGCTGGCTGCGCAAGGCAGCACGGCCAATGTTGATCTGATTACCTATCGTGCGGAATTGGACCGTCTCGCTGCGGATGTTAACCGTCTGGAGCAGCATCCCGAAGAAGGGCAAGCGATACGAGATGCACTGCCGAAGAAATGGATTGTCAACGACCAGGGCACAACCTATGAAGTTTCCACAGCGCGCCTGGCAGAAGATCTGGAGCAGTGGCAAAAAGACAAGGGAAAAGGTTCTCTCGACTCCTTGAAGCGCCGCATTCAAGCGTTGCAGGCGGAAGCTGACGCATTCACAGCAGGGCTTTCACCTTCCAGCAACGCACGGCAAAAGTTGCAACAGATTCTGAGCCGCAAGGAATTCGGCTCAGCCGACGGTCCCACCTGGCTTGATCGTGCATTGGGGAAAATAGCGCAATGGATCGATCGACTGCATCTTCATTTTCCCTCTTTCGGGCGGGCGAAATTTCCCTCTTGGACTGGCTGGCTCATTATTTCGATCGTTATTGCCGGCGTCTGTCTCGCGCTGGCGTTTGTCGTGTGGAAATTGATTACGCGCACGCAGGAAAATTTGGAATTAAATCTCTCAGGAGGAGAGCAATTTCATAAGCAATCACGCGAGTGGGTGGCTGATGCGTTGGCTGCCGCTCGTCGCGGAGATTATCGTAGCGCGATTCGTTGCGCCTATTGGGCCGCGGTCTTTCGCCTGGAGGAGCTTGGACGCTGGGCCCCGAATCGTACCTTGACCCCCCGCGAATATTTGCGCATGTTGCCCCGGGACCATTTTCAGCGCCCCCTTCTCGCCGACCTCACGCAGCGTTTTGAACTCACCTGGTACGGTTATGCCGTGGCCACTGCCCGTGATTTTGATCAAGTCACAGAACAACTGGAGAAACTCGGATGCCTGGCCCCCTCAGCCGCGGCGACACAAAAATCCTGA